The Chlorocebus sabaeus isolate Y175 chromosome 6, mChlSab1.0.hap1, whole genome shotgun sequence genome has a segment encoding these proteins:
- the LOC103235272 gene encoding putative killer cell immunoglobulin-like receptor-like protein KIR3DX1 — translation MAPKLITLLCLGFCLNQKICTHAGAQDEFSLSAWPSPLVPLGGRVTLSCHSRLQFVMFTIFQTTGSRVRELYTGLSNHVTINPVTSGHAGTYKCAGIYKHTSKQSAGSKSLKIIVTGLFTKPSISAHPSSLVHAGARVSLRCRSPLAFDEFVLYKEEHTQHSQQLDEGMEAGSHYVQAVFSMGPITPALAGTYRCCGSFNHSPYEWSAPSDPLDIVITGKYKKPSLSTQVDPMMRLGEKLNFFCSSEISFDWYHLFRDGVAHGQWLSGGQRHSGAFQAHFSVDPATPVPGGTYRCYGSFNDSPYEWSAPSDPLHLCVTENTKSTPLSFMESTPESDAHLPQGQSSNNLNILIGLSVAIISIGVCLSAFIGFRCYIKYYTTMANTEPTEGYRMDEEGPAAEETQEVMYAQLNHQALSQTGFAPASQCPKYLSEDPSIYVTVHHAQAEARAAPSLCHRGH, via the exons ATGGCCCCCAAACTCATCACCCTCCTGTGTCTGG gatTCTGTCTGAACCAGAAGATCTGCACACATGCGG gTGCTCAGGACGAATTCTCCCTGTCAGCCTGGCCGAGCCCTCTGGTTCCCCTAGGAGGACGTGTGACTCTCTCCTGTCATTCCCGTCTTCAGTTTGTCATGTTCACAATATTCCAAACAACTGGGAGCCGAGTCCGTGAGTTGTACACTGGCCTTTCCAACCACGTCACCATCAACCCTGTGACCTCAGGACACGCGGGGACCTACAAATGTGCTGGAATTTACAAGCACACCTCAAAACAGTCGGCTGGGAGCAAATCCCTGAAGATCATCGTCACAG GCTTGTTCACAAAACCCTCCATCTCAGCGCACCCAAGCTCCCTGGTGCATGCAGGAGCCAGGGTGAGCCTGCGCTGTCGCTCACCACTGGCCTTTGATGAATTTGTCTTATACAAAGAGGAACACACGCAGCACTCTCAGCAGCTTGACGAGGGGATGGAGGCTGGGAGCCACTACGTCCAGGCTGTCTTTTCCATGGGTCCTATAACGCCTGCCCTTGCAGGAACCTACAGATGCTGTGGTTCTTTCAATCACTCCCCCTATGAGTGGTCGGCTCCCAGTGACCCCCTGGACATTGTGATCACAG gaaaatacaaaaagcctTCTCTCTCCACCCAGGTGGACCCCATGATGAGGTTGGGAGAGAAGCTGAACTTCTTCTGCAGCTCTGAAATCTCATTTGACTGGTACCACTTGTTCAGAGACGGGGTTGCTCATGGACAGTGGCTCAGTGGAGGGCAGAGGCACAGTGGAGCATTTCAGGCCCACTTTTCTGTGGACCCCGCAACGCCAGTTCCCGGCGGGACCTATAGATGCTATGGTTCTTTCAATGACTCTCCCTATGAGTGGTCGGCTCCCAGTGACCCACTGCACCTTTGCGTCACAG aaaacaCTAAGAGTACTCCTCTGTCATTCATGGAATCCACCCCTGAATCTG ACGCACATCTTCCTCAAGGACAGTCCAGCAACAACCTGAATATCCTCATTGGACTCTCAGTAGCCATCATCTCCATTGGCGTGTGCCTCTCTGCTTTTATCGGTTTCAGGTGTTACATAAAATATT ACACCACCATGGCAAACACAGAGCCCACGGAAGGCTACCGGATGGATGAAGAG GGCCCTGCAGCAGAAGAGACACAGGAGGTGATGTATGCCCAGTTAAACCACCAGGCCCTCTCACAGACGGGATTCGCTCCTGCCTCGCAGTGTCCCAAGTACCTCTCGGAGGATCCTAGTATCTACGTCACCGTCCACCACGcccaggctgaggccagagctgcCCCCAGTCTTTGCCACAGAGGTCATTAA